A genomic region of Pelodiscus sinensis isolate JC-2024 chromosome 1, ASM4963464v1, whole genome shotgun sequence contains the following coding sequences:
- the LOC102462131 gene encoding olfactory receptor 52B2-like codes for MAHSNTTHFTNPSTFILLGIPGLEEAHGWISIPFCIIYVIVILGNFIILIIVKRESSLHEPIHSTILTYPVVAKIGLAVLLRSGLLELPLPLLARQWPYCRTNIIPQPYCLHITVVSLACADIRVSSYYALAVTLCGIGLDALFIAISYIHVLRAIFKLPTKDARLKTFGTCSSHLCAILAFYIPNLFIILIARLGQILPLHFHILFANLCFLMSPTLNPIIYGVRTKRIRARLLSLFTQKGI; via the exons ATGGCACATTCCAACACAAcccacttcaccaacccctccaccttcatcctgctgggcatccctggtctAGAGGAGGCCCAcggctggatctccatccccttctgcatcatcTATGTCATAGTAATCTTGGGGAACTTCATCATCCTGATCATTGTGAAGAGGGAgtcgagcctccatgagcccat acattccaccatcctgacatacCCCGTGGTGGCCAAGATCggcctggctgtgctgctgcgcagTGGCCTGCTCGAGTTACCCCTCCCCTTACTGgccaggcagtggccatattgcagaaccaacatcatcccccagCCGTACTGTCTGCACATCACCGTGGTGAGCCTGGCCTGCGCCGACATTCGTGTCAGTAGCTACTACGCCCTCGCTGTGACATTGTGTGGGATAGGTCTGGATGCGTTATTTATCGCCATATCCTATATCCAtgtcctcagggccatcttcaaacTCCCCACAAAGGATGCCCGGCTCAAGACATTTggaacctgcagctcccacctgtgCGCCATCCTcgccttttacatccctaatcttttCATCATCCTCATAGCCCGGCTTGGCCAGATTTTGCCCCTGCACTTCCACATTCTTTTTGCCAACTTGTGTTTTTTGATGTCACCTACGCTCAACCCCATCATAtacggggtgaggaccaaacGGATCCGGGCCAGGCTGCTCTCCCTCTTTACTCAAAAAGGGATCTAA
- the LOC142819497 gene encoding olfactory receptor 51E1-like, with amino-acid sequence MAHSNTTHFTNPSTFILLGIPGLEEAHGWISIPFCTMYIIVILGNFTILFIVKKEQSLHEPMYYFLCMLAISDLILTTSVLPKMLSIFWFNAREIDFSACLTQMFFINSFYLVGSGIFVAMAFDRYVAICHPLRHSTILTSPVVAKIGLAVLLRSGLLELPLPLLARQWPYCRTNIIPQPYCLHIAVVSLACADIRVSSYYALAVTLCGIGLDALLITVSYIHVVRAIFKLPTKDARLKTFGTCSSHLCAILAFYIPNLFIILIARLGQILPLHFHILFANLCLLMPPTLNPIIYGVRTKRIRARLFSLFTQKGI; translated from the coding sequence ATGGCACATTCTAACACAAcccacttcaccaacccctccaccttcatcctgctgggcatccctggtctAGAGGAGGCCCAcggctggatctccatccccttctgcaccatgtacaTCATAGTaatcttggggaacttcaccatcctgttcatcgTGAAGAAGGAGcagagcctccatgagcccatgtactatttcctctgcatgctggccatctcCGACCTCATCCTAACTACGTCCGtcctgcccaaaatgctgagcatcttctggttcaatgccagggagatcgatttcagtgcctgcctcacccagatgttcttcattaaTTCCTTCTATTTGGTAGGATCTGGGATCTTTGTGGCCATGGcgtttgatcgctacgtggccatctgccatcccctgagacattccaccatcctgacaagcCCCGTGGTGGCCAAGATCggcctggctgtgctgctgcgcagTGGCCTGCTTGAGTTACCCCTCCCCTTACTGgccaggcagtggccatattgcagaaccaacatcatcccccagCCGTACTGTCTGCACATCGCCGTGGTGAGCCTGGCCTGCGCCGACATTCGTGTCAGTAGCTACTACGCCCTCGCTGTGACATTGTGTGGGATAGGTCTGGATGCGCTACTGATCACCGTATCCTATATCCACGTCGTCAGGGCCATCTTCAAACTCCCCACAAAGGATGCCCGGCTCAAGACATTTggaacctgcagctcccacctgtgCGCCATCCTcgccttttacatccctaatcttttCATCATCCTCATTGCCCGGCTTGGCCAGATTTTGCCCCTGCACTTCCACATTCTTTTTGCCAACTTGTGTCTTTTGATGCCTCCCAcgctcaaccccatcatctacggggtgaggaccaaacGGATCCGGGCCAGGCTGTTCTCCCTCTTTACTCAAAAAGGGATCTAA